A stretch of DNA from Malus sylvestris chromosome 9, drMalSylv7.2, whole genome shotgun sequence:
AATGGACTAGAGACATCCCCCTCCATACCACCAAAATTCCCCAATGGAGTCAAAAAACCGGCGAGCAACAAATATGAAAACTCTGATACAAAGATTTCAGAAGATTCCCCGGAACAAGCGGGTTCTATGTCACCTTCTCCAACATCCTCAGAACCTGTACAAGACCAGTCTGGTTAAAACAAGCCagatatttttgttgtttgggggggggggggggggtgtatTTTGGATAGAGTCTGTGAATCTGCGGAGTGGCATTTAGGGTTCTTTGGAGATTGATTTGATGAGCTAAAAAACTTGGGGGAGGGAGGGGCAGGAAAGGCTTTTTCTTTTAGTGGTGAATAAAATGCAGGTGGAAAATTGTAAGTTTCCCTTTTTTGTTTTCTCACTATCTCCATCTTTCAAACtgttttttggttttcttaAATTTGGATGATACAATTTTCCCCATTTTGGCTCACTGAATGATGCTTTATTTGGATGTGAAGAATATGTTGGTTTTGTGACCCATATTGCAAAATTCTTGTTAGATAGAACATTGCTCGACTCCTTACGTGTAAGGAGTAGATGCTCGTTGATTACAAAATATAGTCTGATTCGTTAACATTCACAAAAAGAGAATTTTCACACGTGTCACACTATAATTTGTTTGCAACGAGTAATTTCTTTAATTTCCTTTTAAGATATGCATTAATTTGGATTGTATGGATGAATAGAAAATGCATAACAAACAGAATTGGACACTTGGATGGATATGGTCCTCGATGACATTGGGATGTCTGTTAACGTGCGCTGGTGGCAACCCCAATCCAATCGAAAACGCTACGGAAGCCAAAAACCAAACAGGGCCACGGTGCGTTTCTAACTTTCTACGCACCCAAAGCTTATTTAGAAGCATTCCCCGCGTGATTGGTTTGCACTTTTGGTCCCCCACGGTGCGGAGTTTTTGATCGGGACGTTGTTTGGCTTCTTGTAGTCAAtatttttaagggaactttaacgaaaaacacccggtactgttcactttaacgaaaaatcatatttttacactaaaaagtcaatcatggtactattcactttaccctttattttgtccttatcattcaaactcaaagttttcaagccattttcattagttttccttatttttaatGCAAATCACATGTGTAGTGAGTTTAAAATTTAGGCCAATAACAACTTGACAAGTgtccaaaaaattgaaaaattaaaacttgaatTAACAACACTAACACTTGTCAAGTTGTTATTGGATGAGAGCAGAAGCTCCtgccttttattttttaagcagCCAAGGTTTGTTATTAGAAATTTcttgttcttatttttttttagttttccacTTTTTACATGTACTTTCAGTTGGCCATTGATGGCACCAAGTGTGGTAATTAGTAAAGCTTGCAAGTTTGCAATCTTATTTACACGCATGAATTTTACCCAAGCATAACtattatttttgggaactttaacgaaaaacacctggtactgttcactttaacgaaaaaccacatttttacactaaaaagtcaatcctggtactattcactttaccctttattttgtgcttatcattaaaactcaaagttttcaagcccttttcattagttttcctattatttTACCAACACATAATCGATTTGTTTAGCGGCACTTAATTTTCGCTTaatttaaaaatgttttaagtgtgattcaaaatagaaaatataaCTAATGCGTACTAGCAAGTCAATTTCACTATTTGAGCTACAAGTCCCTTTCTGACGAGACATTAAGTGGTTACAAGTCGCCCTCTTGTTGAtgttaaacaaacaaattgggCTTGACAAGGGTCAATAGCCCACCCCAGACAGAATCTTGTAAATCTTCTAAACTTTCGAGCCCAAGTCCTACTGGTTTTGCTTTTATCCCAAGCTATGGACTCTTCGGAATCCCATCTGATCTGACCAATAAAGTAcccaaaacacacaaaaatgcaACCAAAGAAGCAGCAGCTTCAAGCTTTTGCCTCCATTTTTCCCTCCCAGAAACTCCGCGGTGGGTATCCCTGGAATGCGCCATGCAGCGCCTTAGAAGCTCGGGGACCTTACTTTCGAGCTCTCAGGCCATAACCCGGTTGAGGAAGAAAGCTTTCAGATCATGGGCTGCCGTTCAGGACACTTATTTTTCGACAAAGGTGCTTGCTTTTCGattttctttcacatttttgtgGGTTTCTGAGAGTTTGAGGATGTGCGTTGGATTGATTTTTCATGGGTTGTGTTTAAGTTTgatgggttttttgtttttttggtgaaTGCTTTTAGGATATATTTGAAGGCCATAAGGTTGTATTTACGGTTGGAACTTCTATTGCATCAGTCGCCACAGCATGGTTTGGTGAGTTCTTGTTTGGCAGCTCTTTAATTTCTCAATTCTGCATTGCTTTCTGCATGAGTGTTTGGTTATTATCATCCATTAATCTTCAAATTGATAAGTGGTGTGAGCAAATTATTAGTATGTTACAACAAATTTACTGTGATGAATATGAGTTCAGCTAACCATATGGTAATTGGAGTGGCATTTGGCACTCCACTTCAAGTGCAGGTTGAAATATTCGCAGACGGTGGATGCAGTATAATTTGTTTGAAATCTTGATTCAAGTTTAAGGCATATATATGTAACCTGCAATTTGCTCACCTGTACTTTACCCTACAAACTCATTGCATTCCCATCTTAGTCCAATAAGTTGTAAGGTATAATGTGCAAATTTTAGAGCACATATATGTTTTGTAATCCGAATTAGAAGTTGGGGTAAACACggacaatttattttaaatgtacTGTAGGATGTAAATTTCAAAAACACAATCGTTCTAGTTCTAGATTTTGTGAGGTGCTAAACTTATGAAGTTATGATATAATCATTTGTGGTTTACGTTGCTCTTTGACTAAATTGTTTACTTCTAACTAAAGATTCGTTATAATATAAAGAAATTGGTTCACTAATGCATTAAGGTTCGAAAGTAAAGATTCGTTAtaatataaagaatttgattcacTAATGCATTAAGGTTCAAAAGTTTTGTTTTAACCTTATTACTATTGTCTCTCTCAGTAATATGTTAGAAAACATTTTCTTATCTAATAGACTAATACTCATCTGTTGTGGGTGCAGGATATACTTTACGTCACCTACATGAATCAAGAGTTGATCAAAGGCTTGAATCAATTGAAAAAGTGGTAAGCACAAAGTCTcattgaaaggaaaagaaaacgaCAATACTATCATCCATGTCTTGTATTCTTGTTTTCATCGCATTTATGTTAACGATTTTGACAGTGAGATGAGGCATCATGTGAGCAAGGGTCACTCAATTTTTCTAATTAAATTTTGGTTAATACTATTGCTGGTTAGATTAAGGCCCCTTCTAAATTATCTGTCGATGTTTGTTACAATTGGATAGCTGTTTCTGTTTTTGTGGCAGATGAAAAACAATCATAATCTTGAACAGTCGGAAATCAGAAACATCATGGATTCTGGAACTATTGGTCTTCCTTCATGCATAGCCACTGCAGGAACCACTTTAGTTATCGGGTTTgtacttttaaattttaatatccaTGTCCGAAACATAATTCCTGTTTTTCTGGTTATGAAACTACAAATATCAAACTGTTCATGCATTATACACTGACACCATTATAACTGAACTGCAGCTACACTTTGGGTTGGCGAGGTGGAAGGTGGTATGCAAATAGGAAGTTCAGAAGGGAGCAGATGAAATTGCTAGGGCAAATTAAACCGAAAAGGTGGCCACTGCTTAGGCGGATAGAACCTAAAGTGTGGCAATTTCAATTTCTCAGAAGACCGCTAACCAGACAGAGAACACAAGATAATCCTGTCAAAACATCAGAAAAGATAAGGGACACTCGTACCTCGCATAATTTGGAGGATCCTATCAATCTTGTTAGcaatcacgtcgaatccttatgaaaatgaatccagaacaaaattgcgctaaagctagggcgtcacccgtaagtggcgcgctgtgtggcccgagcacagtgataagtgagcaagggtcgctgtatctccatcggcacccggatgcagtgttaaatgagcaagggggccatagaaacttcttttcgaacgactccactcaaagttgtttgggagcatatgcttctatcaactttacccgggacacacaaaagaagtactttgatcctattagacgggggagggcgaagaagctaggacagaagggtagagttcaagagagcaaaatgcgtttaggaacgtggaatataggaaccttaacgggaaaatctatggaagtagtggaagttatggtgaggagaaggataaatattatgtgcctacaagaaactaagtgggttggtagtaaggcaaaggatctagaaaactcagggtttaaactttggtattcgggcacaaatagaacgagaaacggtgttggcatcatcgtggacaagaccttggtacaagatgttgtagatgtcaagagggtaggagatagaatcatggcaatcaagattgtaataggacaagaacttatcaatgtgattagtgcgtacgcacctcaagtagggttggatacgagttcgaaggagaaattttgggaagatcttggagacttggtgcaaggaattgctcagacggagaagttatttataggaggagatttaaatggacacgtgggcagggagacaggcaactatggaggttttcatggtggccatggttttagggagagaaacgaggatggggaagctatcttggattttgcaatggcatatgatctcttcttagccaacaccttctttaagaagagagaagaacatgtgatcacctacaagagtgggtcgtcaaaaacacaaatagattttcttctaacgaggaaaggggatcgtataacttgtaaggattgcaaagttataccaggagagagcgtggctaatcaacatcgcttgttggtgatggatgtacatatcaaaagagtaagacaaaagaacaagacttggaagtgcccaaggactagatggtggaatctaaaagaagaaaaacaagtcattttcaaagagaaggtaatcacccaatgtgtgtgggatagagagggggaagctagccaaatgtgggattccatggctagttgtatccgaaaagtagcaaaagaggtattaggagagtccaagggttttgccccacaccaaaaggaatcttggtggtggaatgaggaggtacaaacaaaggtgaaggctaaaaaggaatgttgtaaagccttatacaaggagaggaccgatgaaaatggtgaaaggtatagaaaagcgaagcaagaggcgaagaaagctgtcagataagctaagttagcggcttacgacgatatgtataaacgactagataccaaagaaggagagttggatatctataaactatctagagcaagggaaaaaaagacaagggacctaaaccaagtgaggtgcattaaggatgaggatggaaaggttcttgctacagagaacgcggttaaagacagatggagaggttattttcataatcttttcaatgaaggacatgaaatgagtgcttctttaggggagttaagtaactcagaagagtgtagaaactactctttttatcatcgaatccggaaggaagaagtggttgtagctttgaagaagatgaagcataaaaaagcaataggcccagacaatataccaatcgaagtgtggaaacttttgggagagacaggtataacatggctcactgaccttttcaataggattttgaaaacgaagaggatgccaaatgagtggcgaacgagcactttggtgcctatctacaagaataagggcgacgtacaaaattgcatgaactataggggtattaagctaatgagtcatacaatgaagctctgggagagagtcattgagcatagattgaggcaagagacacgggtttcggacaaccaattcgggttcatgccggggcgctcaaccatggaggcaatctatctcttacgaagattgatggaaagatatagagatgggaaaaaggatttacacatggtctttatagatttggaaaaagcgtatgatagggttccaagagacattctttggaggattttagagaagaaaggagtacgagtagcatatatccaagctataaaggatatgtatgaagaagCAAatactgccgtaagaactcatgaaggacaaactgaaagctttcccataactgtaggattacatcaaggctcatccttaagtccttacctttttgcgttggtaatggatgagttaacaggacatattcaagatgatattccttggtgtatgcttttcgcagacgatatagtgttgacagatgaaactcaggaaggggtaaatgcaaagcttaacctttggagagaagtg
This window harbors:
- the LOC126581859 gene encoding uncharacterized protein LOC126581859; translated protein: MQRLRSSGTLLSSSQAITRLRKKAFRSWAAVQDTYFSTKDIFEGHKVVFTVGTSIASVATAWFGYTLRHLHESRVDQRLESIEKVMKNNHNLEQSEIRNIMDSGTIGLPSCIATAGTTLVIGYTLGWRGGRWYANRKFRREQMKLLGQIKPKRWPLLRRIEPKVWQFQFLRRPLTRQRTQDNPVKTSEKIRDTRTSHNLEDPINLVSNHVESL